In a single window of the Nocardiopsis composta genome:
- a CDS encoding ABC transporter permease has product MRDLLRGIDLPARAGLGVLVLLVGAAIAGPLLGVGGDPDAITGPRLAPPGAGHPLGTDQLGRSLLPRVLEGIGTTFLLTAVAVLVTAALSTLLGTVAGYRGGLAGELVLRGADVLYSFPTIVLAILVAAVLGPGRTATVCSIVLVTIPLMTRLVRTAATAVAGRDYVTSAVISGAGPWRILTRHVLPNISGTVVVQGTYALSVGILVEGGLGFLGFGVQPPQSSLGVLIQYGGVYVVAAPWLLVVPGTALVAAILAINLFGDGLRDRLEPRESRSLV; this is encoded by the coding sequence GTGAGGGACCTCCTGCGCGGAATCGACCTGCCGGCCCGGGCCGGGCTCGGCGTGCTCGTGCTGCTCGTGGGGGCCGCGATCGCCGGCCCGCTGCTCGGGGTGGGCGGCGACCCCGACGCCATCACCGGCCCCCGGCTGGCTCCGCCCGGTGCGGGCCACCCGCTCGGCACCGACCAGCTCGGGCGCTCCCTGCTGCCCCGCGTCCTGGAGGGGATCGGCACCACGTTCCTGCTCACCGCGGTGGCGGTGCTGGTCACCGCCGCACTGAGCACGCTGCTGGGCACCGTCGCCGGATACCGCGGCGGCCTCGCCGGCGAACTGGTGCTGCGCGGCGCCGACGTGCTCTACTCCTTCCCCACCATCGTGCTGGCCATCCTGGTGGCCGCCGTCCTCGGCCCCGGCCGCACCGCGACCGTGTGCAGCATCGTCCTGGTCACCATCCCGCTGATGACCCGCCTGGTGCGCACCGCCGCGACCGCCGTCGCCGGCCGCGACTACGTCACCTCTGCGGTGATCAGCGGCGCCGGCCCGTGGCGCATCCTCACCCGCCACGTGCTGCCCAACATCTCCGGGACCGTCGTCGTCCAGGGCACCTACGCGCTGTCCGTGGGCATCCTGGTCGAGGGCGGCCTGGGCTTCCTCGGCTTCGGCGTCCAGCCGCCGCAGTCCTCGCTGGGGGTGCTCATCCAGTACGGCGGCGTCTACGTGGTCGCCGCACCGTGGCTGCTGGTCGTGCCCGGCACCGCCCTGGTCGCCGCGATCCTGGCCATCAACCTGTTCGGCGACGGTCTGCGCGACCGCCTCGAACCGAGGGAGTCGAGGTCCCTGGTATGA
- a CDS encoding P1 family peptidase: MNERTAADAAHGDPARGDDVRAVATSRYAEGAPGNDDVRPVPAPSPGRADVAFDIPGVSVGTAEYTEGPTGCTVIRFDGAARTAIDARGGAVGLSGGYEVHQAIVFAGGSVYGLEAAAGVGTGLLREQGNRTHWAALQHVSGAVIYDFSARDTAIAPDAALGRAALRAARPGRFPVGRCGAGRSASVGKIDFSRAEFAGQGAAYRAFGPVKVLVATVVNAVGVVVDRDGRVVRGNVHPDGRRRRPADDVAAGLGSGDGPAPLAGNTTLTVLVTNARLPERSLRQLGTQVHSSMHRAIQPFHTEIDGDILFTVTTDEVDLEGTTATGLGALASEVAWDAVLSAAE, from the coding sequence GTGAACGAGCGGACCGCGGCCGACGCCGCGCACGGCGACCCGGCGCGCGGGGACGACGTGCGCGCCGTCGCCACCTCCCGGTACGCGGAGGGGGCCCCGGGCAACGACGACGTCCGCCCGGTCCCGGCGCCCAGCCCGGGCCGCGCTGACGTGGCCTTCGACATCCCCGGCGTCTCCGTCGGCACCGCCGAGTACACCGAGGGCCCCACCGGCTGCACCGTGATCCGCTTCGACGGCGCGGCCCGCACCGCCATCGACGCCCGCGGCGGCGCCGTCGGCCTCAGCGGCGGCTACGAGGTCCACCAGGCCATCGTGTTCGCCGGCGGTTCCGTCTACGGCCTGGAGGCCGCCGCCGGGGTGGGCACCGGGCTCCTGCGAGAGCAGGGCAACCGCACGCACTGGGCGGCGCTGCAGCACGTCTCCGGGGCGGTCATCTACGACTTCTCGGCGCGCGACACCGCCATCGCCCCGGACGCCGCACTGGGCCGGGCGGCCCTGCGCGCCGCGCGGCCCGGCCGCTTCCCGGTGGGCCGGTGCGGCGCCGGCCGCTCCGCCTCGGTCGGCAAGATCGACTTCTCCCGCGCGGAGTTCGCCGGCCAGGGCGCCGCCTACCGCGCGTTCGGCCCGGTGAAGGTGCTGGTCGCCACCGTGGTCAACGCGGTCGGCGTGGTGGTGGACCGGGACGGGCGGGTGGTCCGCGGCAACGTGCACCCCGACGGGCGGCGCCGCCGCCCGGCCGACGACGTCGCGGCCGGCCTGGGCAGCGGCGACGGCCCGGCGCCGCTCGCCGGGAACACCACGCTCACCGTGCTGGTCACCAACGCGCGGCTGCCCGAGCGGTCGCTGCGCCAGCTCGGCACCCAGGTGCACAGCTCCATGCACCGGGCGATCCAGCCCTTCCACACCGAGATCGACGGCGACATCCTGTTCACCGTCACCACCGACGAGGTCGACCTGGAGGGGACCACCGCCACCGGGCTCGGCGCCCTCGCCTCGGAGGTCGCCTGGGACGCCGTGCTCAGCGCGGCCGAATAG
- a CDS encoding ABC transporter ATP-binding protein, giving the protein MSELLQIEGLAVEYGSGGAAVRALDGADLAVRAGESVGVVGESGSGKSTLGAAVGGLLPRTARRTSGSVRLDGADVGELGPRELRAVRRDRLGFVFQEPIGSLDPTMRIGRQLRSALRGRTGGRPVDAADLLARVRLRDPERVARAFPHQLSGGMAQRVAIAMAMAARPELLVADEPTAALDGEVREEVLDLVFALAEEAGTAVLWLSHDLPAVARRCTRVAVMYGGRVVEAGAAADVLGSPGHPYTAALAAAVPAAAARGERLVPVPGRPPVLHGPAAGCAFTDRCTRAVDRCRTERPARAAVPGRDVLCHRAGEPRTAMTEVHR; this is encoded by the coding sequence ATGAGTGAGCTGCTGCAGATCGAAGGGCTGGCCGTCGAGTACGGCTCCGGCGGCGCCGCGGTGCGCGCCCTGGACGGCGCCGACCTGGCCGTGCGCGCCGGGGAGAGCGTCGGCGTCGTGGGGGAGAGCGGGTCGGGCAAGTCCACGCTCGGCGCCGCGGTCGGCGGGCTCCTGCCGCGCACCGCCCGGCGCACCTCCGGCTCGGTCCGCCTGGACGGCGCCGACGTCGGCGAGCTGGGCCCGCGCGAGCTGCGCGCCGTCCGCCGCGACCGACTCGGCTTCGTGTTCCAGGAGCCGATCGGCTCGCTGGACCCGACCATGCGGATCGGCCGCCAGCTCCGCTCGGCCCTGCGCGGCCGCACCGGGGGCCGGCCGGTGGACGCGGCCGACCTGCTGGCGCGCGTCCGGCTGCGCGACCCCGAGCGGGTCGCCCGCGCCTTCCCGCACCAGCTCTCCGGCGGCATGGCGCAGCGCGTCGCGATCGCCATGGCCATGGCGGCCCGCCCCGAGCTGCTCGTCGCCGACGAACCCACCGCCGCCCTGGACGGCGAGGTCCGCGAGGAGGTCCTCGACCTGGTGTTCGCGCTCGCCGAAGAGGCCGGCACCGCCGTGCTCTGGCTCAGCCACGACCTGCCCGCCGTCGCCCGGCGCTGCACCCGGGTGGCGGTCATGTACGGCGGACGCGTGGTGGAGGCGGGCGCCGCCGCCGACGTGCTGGGATCCCCGGGCCACCCCTACACCGCGGCGCTGGCCGCCGCCGTCCCGGCCGCCGCGGCCCGCGGCGAGCGGCTCGTCCCGGTGCCGGGCCGCCCGCCCGTGCTGCACGGCCCCGCCGCCGGGTGCGCGTTCACCGACCGCTGCACCCGGGCGGTCGACCGGTGCCGCACCGAGCGCCCGGCCCGCGCCGCGGTGCCCGGCCGCGACGTGCTGTGCCACCGGGCCGGCGAACCCCGGACCGCGATGACGGAGGTGCACCGGTGA
- a CDS encoding sensor histidine kinase — protein MTSEQTEEAQGRLRRLNLDIVSGAVSAVGALLVVTDADSWQDALLLGAGLLATLVVLKRWTMGRFSRIAVPGLLVTAAVWVTGVLVADAATAPYGFAVVATLTVLELPRHRRAAIAGIAALAAAVIAVKLAVAREDAVQVLLQYVFVSLCIAVGGIVLTVLAYAVHGLLAELEQAREREAEMAVMRERVRFAGDLHDIQGHTLHVVKLKVTLAEKLLRGDIARAEQELEEVRALVGDTIARTRELAYAQRRLNLSAELENARNLFEAAGIGVHIEREADAPAGELLGQVLREATTNILRHAQAEQVWITLTGAGITVVNDGAPEAPAPVLGGLAALRDRVADDGGELVAEQRDGLFRTAATFPRRSSGAAPTTRKDDR, from the coding sequence GTGACGTCCGAGCAGACCGAGGAGGCGCAGGGCCGGCTGCGCAGGCTCAACCTGGACATCGTCTCCGGCGCGGTCTCCGCGGTCGGGGCGCTGCTGGTGGTGACCGACGCCGATTCCTGGCAGGACGCGCTCCTGCTGGGCGCGGGGCTGCTGGCGACCCTGGTGGTCCTCAAGCGGTGGACCATGGGCCGCTTCTCCCGCATCGCGGTCCCCGGCCTGCTCGTCACCGCGGCCGTCTGGGTCACCGGAGTGCTGGTCGCGGACGCCGCGACCGCCCCCTACGGGTTCGCCGTCGTGGCCACCCTCACCGTGCTCGAACTGCCCCGCCACCGCCGGGCGGCGATCGCCGGGATCGCCGCCCTCGCCGCCGCGGTGATCGCGGTGAAGCTGGCGGTGGCCCGGGAGGACGCGGTGCAGGTCCTGCTCCAGTACGTCTTCGTCTCGCTGTGCATCGCCGTGGGCGGGATCGTCCTCACCGTCCTCGCCTACGCGGTCCACGGTCTCCTGGCGGAGTTGGAGCAGGCCCGGGAGCGCGAGGCGGAGATGGCCGTCATGCGGGAGCGGGTGCGCTTCGCCGGCGACCTGCACGACATCCAGGGCCACACCCTGCACGTGGTGAAATTGAAGGTGACGCTGGCCGAGAAGCTGCTGCGCGGCGACATCGCCCGGGCGGAGCAGGAGCTGGAGGAGGTGCGCGCCCTGGTCGGCGACACCATCGCCCGGACCCGGGAGCTCGCCTACGCTCAGCGGCGGCTCAACCTCTCGGCGGAGCTGGAGAACGCCAGGAACCTCTTCGAGGCCGCCGGCATCGGCGTGCACATCGAGCGCGAGGCCGACGCCCCCGCCGGCGAGCTGCTCGGCCAGGTCCTCCGGGAGGCCACCACCAACATCCTCCGCCACGCCCAGGCCGAGCAGGTGTGGATCACCCTCACCGGGGCGGGCATCACCGTCGTCAACGACGGCGCTCCGGAGGCCCCGGCGCCCGTGCTCGGCGGACTCGCCGCCCTCCGGGACCGGGTGGCCGACGACGGGGGAGAACTGGTGGCGGAGCAGCGGGACGGCCTGTTCCGAACGGCCGCGACGTTCCCCCGCCGGAGTTCCGGCGCCGCCCCGACGACGCGGAAGGACGACCGATGA
- a CDS encoding DUF418 domain-containing protein has translation MTTDRTGPPPPKPAPGPLARSTPVSERVLAPDLARGMMLLLIALAHVPWFLYEAPMGEVLLHPVGGNLADRAAQALTLIVVDARTHTMFGFLFAYGIGQMYARQTARGTGPKEARRLLRRRHLWMLVLGAVHAVLLWQGDIIGVYGLIGLVMVPLFLGRGDRALKIWVAVLLALGALIALVTAVSAVAAPVGAAVGAGDIQRLSIAEAGYPSSAAIRFPTWLLTLVSGLFTLALPTAFLIGLLAARHRILEEPSRHLPLLRRIAVPGIATGWLTGAALALQHVGAVDLAPEAVLSGLHFYTGIFAGVGYAALFGLIAHRITARGARELPPVRALVALGRRSLSGYLAQSLVFGPFLAAWGLGLGAYLSSWSAALVALGTWLLTVAAASLMDRAGVRGPAETLLRRLTYRPAGRPASRAPE, from the coding sequence ATGACGACCGATCGCACCGGCCCCCCGCCCCCGAAGCCCGCCCCCGGCCCCCTGGCGCGCTCCACCCCGGTATCCGAGCGGGTCCTCGCCCCGGACCTCGCCCGCGGCATGATGCTGCTGCTGATCGCCCTGGCCCATGTGCCGTGGTTCCTCTACGAGGCCCCGATGGGGGAGGTCCTGCTGCACCCGGTCGGCGGGAACCTCGCGGACCGGGCCGCGCAGGCGCTGACCCTGATCGTGGTGGACGCCCGGACCCACACCATGTTCGGGTTCCTCTTCGCCTACGGCATCGGGCAGATGTACGCCCGGCAGACGGCGCGCGGCACCGGCCCGAAGGAGGCCCGCCGGCTGCTGCGCCGGCGGCACCTGTGGATGCTCGTCCTCGGCGCGGTGCACGCCGTCCTGCTGTGGCAGGGCGACATCATCGGGGTCTACGGCCTGATCGGGCTCGTCATGGTCCCGCTGTTCCTCGGCCGCGGCGACCGCGCCCTCAAGATCTGGGTGGCCGTCCTGCTCGCCCTGGGCGCCCTGATCGCACTGGTCACGGCGGTCTCGGCGGTGGCGGCGCCGGTCGGGGCGGCGGTCGGCGCGGGCGACATCCAGCGGCTCAGCATCGCCGAGGCGGGCTACCCGTCCTCCGCGGCGATCCGCTTCCCGACCTGGCTGCTCACCCTGGTCTCCGGACTGTTCACGCTGGCCCTGCCGACGGCCTTCCTGATCGGCCTCCTCGCGGCGCGGCACCGGATCCTGGAGGAGCCGTCCCGGCACCTGCCGCTGCTGCGCCGGATCGCGGTGCCGGGCATCGCCACCGGGTGGCTCACCGGGGCCGCGCTCGCCCTGCAGCACGTGGGCGCCGTGGACCTCGCCCCCGAGGCGGTGCTGTCCGGGCTGCACTTCTACACGGGCATCTTCGCCGGGGTGGGCTACGCCGCCCTGTTCGGGCTGATCGCGCACCGGATCACCGCGCGCGGGGCCCGGGAGCTGCCGCCGGTCCGGGCGCTGGTGGCCCTGGGCCGCCGCTCGCTCAGCGGCTACCTCGCCCAGTCGCTGGTGTTCGGGCCGTTCCTGGCGGCCTGGGGGCTCGGGCTGGGCGCGTACCTGTCGAGCTGGTCGGCGGCGCTCGTGGCCCTCGGCACCTGGCTGCTCACCGTGGCGGCGGCGTCCCTGATGGACCGCGCCGGCGTCCGGGGCCCGGCGGAGACCCTGCTGCGCCGGCTGACCTACCGCCCGGCGGGCCGCCCCGCCTCCCGGGCGCCGGAGTAG
- a CDS encoding C45 family autoproteolytic acyltransferase/hydolase, translated as MPSVRTLLRHASAETAPADRGRALGAARAAALHGAVAGYTELFAAHGVRPDQVRAQGERALEATAAWAPGLAEEIAGLAEGAGLEPWRLGALNARTEVLGAAAAAGGAAAGGGECSTSVVLPGGGAPPRTLQTWDWHAFLAGGMLLWTLEPRPGHRVHTFTEAGVVGKIGVNGAGLGVHFNVLRHTADGPGTGVPVHVAARRILDEAATVDQAAEIARSARYSASSVVTVVSFDGERGDARCLELSPAGVAEIGPRGGRLAHTNHFLDPVLARGERATDDSTTRGRLDQVRACPAGLAAEHPADRAAALAGHGDGAGVCVHGDPRTPFHERWDTLATIALDLAAPRLLVHPGRPCTAATGRWEDSSA; from the coding sequence ATGCCTTCCGTCCGCACCCTGCTCCGCCACGCCTCCGCCGAGACCGCGCCCGCCGACCGGGGGCGCGCGCTGGGCGCGGCCCGCGCCGCCGCCCTGCACGGCGCCGTCGCCGGCTACACCGAGCTGTTCGCCGCGCACGGGGTCCGCCCCGACCAGGTCCGCGCCCAGGGCGAGCGGGCCCTGGAGGCCACCGCCGCCTGGGCGCCCGGGCTGGCCGAGGAGATCGCCGGGCTGGCCGAGGGCGCCGGGCTCGAACCGTGGCGGCTCGGCGCGCTCAACGCGCGGACCGAGGTGCTCGGCGCCGCCGCGGCCGCCGGAGGCGCTGCCGCCGGGGGCGGGGAGTGCTCCACCTCGGTGGTGCTGCCCGGCGGCGGCGCGCCCCCGCGCACCCTGCAGACCTGGGACTGGCACGCCTTCCTCGCCGGGGGCATGCTGCTGTGGACCCTGGAGCCGCGGCCGGGCCACCGCGTGCACACCTTCACCGAGGCCGGCGTCGTCGGCAAGATCGGCGTCAACGGCGCCGGGCTCGGCGTGCACTTCAACGTCCTGCGGCACACCGCCGACGGCCCCGGCACCGGCGTCCCGGTGCACGTCGCCGCCCGGCGCATCCTCGACGAGGCGGCCACCGTGGACCAGGCCGCCGAGATCGCCCGGTCCGCCCGCTACTCGGCCTCCTCGGTCGTCACGGTCGTCTCCTTCGACGGCGAGCGCGGCGACGCGCGCTGCCTGGAGCTCTCGCCCGCCGGCGTGGCCGAGATCGGGCCCCGCGGCGGCCGACTCGCGCACACCAACCACTTCCTCGACCCGGTCCTGGCCCGCGGCGAGCGCGCCACCGACGACTCGACCACCCGCGGCCGCCTCGACCAGGTCCGCGCCTGCCCGGCCGGGCTCGCCGCCGAACACCCGGCCGACCGCGCGGCCGCCCTCGCCGGCCACGGGGACGGCGCGGGCGTGTGCGTGCACGGCGACCCCCGCACGCCGTTCCACGAGCGGTGGGACACCCTCGCCACGATCGCCCTGGACCTCGCCGCCCCGCGCCTGCTGGTCCACCCCGGCCGCCCGTGCACCGCCGCCACCGGCCGCTGGGAGGACTCCTCGGCCTGA
- a CDS encoding ABC transporter ATP-binding protein codes for MTAPLLELDGVGVAFGGPGRRAVHALRGVDLAVAPGEILGLVGESGSGKTTASMVALGLRRPTSGAVRFDGAPMPRRRRALAGRMQAVLQHPQWSLDPRMRVEHSVAEPLDVLGGTAAAERAERVRAALAQVGLEESFARRFPHQLSGGQRQRVSIARALITRPPFLVFDEAVSALDVSVQAQILNLVADLRAEIGFAALFISHDLAAVRYIADRVAVMREGTIVETADAAVFHDRPRHEYSRRLVEAL; via the coding sequence GTGACCGCCCCCCTGCTCGAACTCGACGGCGTCGGCGTGGCGTTCGGCGGCCCGGGCCGGCGCGCCGTGCACGCGCTGCGCGGCGTCGACCTCGCCGTCGCCCCCGGCGAGATCCTCGGCCTGGTCGGCGAGTCCGGGTCGGGCAAGACCACCGCGAGCATGGTCGCCCTCGGCCTGCGCCGCCCCACCTCGGGGGCGGTCCGGTTCGACGGCGCGCCGATGCCGCGGCGCCGGCGCGCCCTGGCCGGGCGCATGCAGGCGGTCCTGCAGCACCCGCAGTGGTCGCTGGACCCGCGGATGCGGGTGGAGCACTCGGTCGCCGAACCGCTCGACGTCCTCGGCGGCACCGCCGCGGCCGAGCGGGCCGAACGGGTCCGCGCGGCGCTGGCCCAGGTCGGCCTGGAGGAGTCGTTCGCCCGGCGCTTCCCGCACCAGCTCTCCGGCGGCCAGCGCCAGCGGGTGTCCATCGCGCGGGCGCTGATCACCCGGCCGCCGTTCCTCGTCTTCGACGAGGCGGTGAGCGCGCTCGACGTCTCGGTGCAGGCCCAGATCCTCAACCTGGTCGCCGACCTGCGCGCGGAGATCGGGTTCGCCGCCCTGTTCATCTCGCACGACCTCGCCGCGGTGCGCTACATCGCCGACCGCGTCGCCGTCATGCGGGAGGGCACGATCGTGGAGACCGCGGACGCCGCCGTCTTCCACGACCGGCCCCGGCACGAATACTCACGACGACTGGTGGAGGCACTGTGA
- a CDS encoding alpha/beta hydrolase-fold protein: MPPAPPTGLSDVRFASLAPALAHAPAGEVGRFWERVSRRGTPLLTAHPEDPGRRLATFLWRAAAPLGGVHLSANRVTDKQRHAEGEMAPIPGTDVWGLTLDLPAALRFSYGFTPRPPGTPPSAPALPGEGPGTLPDPLNRSRPLRADGPLGLSVFAGDAAPPQPEWEGAAPPPGRVHRAEVPVPGGAPRRVRLYAPAPSDAPAGLLVLFDGKVWFGDLHAPAALEAAAAAGRIPPFAVLGVENHGRADRVARLGADPAFLHAVAEHLVPWAERRLAGDGVRLAGRERRVLCGQSLGGLSALFAAVQTPGAYGAVIAHSPSMWWRPGGTATPSSLGAGGEPDWITRQIAERPATGVRVRLDVGTREGPTVAHARTLAAALRSRGYPHRLAVYEGGHDFACWRGALLDGLAALSAP; this comes from the coding sequence GTGCCGCCCGCCCCGCCCACCGGCCTCTCCGACGTGCGCTTCGCCTCCCTCGCCCCGGCGCTGGCCCACGCCCCGGCCGGGGAGGTCGGCCGGTTCTGGGAACGGGTCTCCCGGCGCGGCACCCCGCTCCTCACCGCCCATCCCGAGGACCCCGGGCGGCGGCTGGCGACCTTCCTGTGGCGCGCCGCCGCCCCGCTGGGCGGGGTGCACCTGTCGGCCAACCGCGTCACCGACAAGCAGCGGCACGCCGAGGGGGAGATGGCCCCGATCCCCGGCACCGACGTCTGGGGGCTGACCCTCGACCTGCCCGCCGCCCTCCGCTTCTCCTACGGGTTCACGCCGCGGCCGCCCGGGACCCCGCCGTCAGCCCCCGCGCTCCCGGGCGAGGGGCCCGGCACGCTCCCCGACCCGCTCAACCGGTCCCGGCCGCTGCGCGCCGACGGCCCGCTGGGCCTGTCGGTCTTCGCCGGGGACGCCGCTCCCCCGCAGCCGGAGTGGGAGGGGGCGGCCCCGCCGCCGGGGCGCGTGCACCGGGCCGAGGTGCCGGTCCCCGGCGGCGCCCCGCGGCGGGTGCGGCTGTACGCTCCGGCCCCCTCCGACGCGCCGGCCGGGCTGCTCGTGCTCTTCGACGGCAAGGTCTGGTTCGGCGACCTGCACGCGCCGGCGGCGCTCGAAGCGGCGGCGGCCGCGGGCCGGATCCCCCCGTTCGCGGTGCTGGGCGTGGAGAACCACGGCCGCGCGGACCGCGTCGCGCGGCTCGGCGCCGACCCGGCGTTCCTGCACGCGGTCGCCGAGCACCTCGTCCCCTGGGCCGAGCGGCGGCTGGCCGGCGACGGGGTCCGGCTTGCCGGGCGGGAGCGCCGCGTCCTCTGCGGGCAGAGCCTCGGCGGCCTGTCCGCGCTGTTCGCGGCGGTGCAGACGCCCGGCGCCTACGGGGCGGTGATCGCCCACTCGCCGTCGATGTGGTGGCGCCCCGGCGGGACGGCCACCCCCTCCTCCCTGGGCGCCGGCGGGGAACCCGACTGGATCACCCGCCAGATCGCCGAGCGGCCCGCCACCGGCGTGCGCGTCCGCCTGGACGTGGGCACCCGCGAGGGGCCGACCGTCGCGCACGCCCGCACCCTGGCCGCCGCCCTGCGGTCGCGCGGCTACCCGCACCGGCTCGCGGTCTACGAGGGCGGCCACGACTTCGCCTGCTGGCGCGGCGCCCTCCTGGACGGCCTCGCGGCCCTGTCCGCCCCCTGA
- a CDS encoding LacI family DNA-binding transcriptional regulator, translating into MRTGGAVTLIDVAKAAGVSKTTASDALRGSGRVSESTRSHVVRTAQRLGYAPNPSARSLRGAGTGAVGLHVPDILARSEYYMSFLLGVVDEAAAVDHDVTLITARHLSPRGTLRRVDGVVLADPLSTDPVVAELMRADAPVVTCERFTGGTAPAGAVLGDHREALWRLLDRLRSAGARRPVLMAPNAATDWGATLQRAFRDHCRETGTGGVLHELPFGVPPAEVRARVKELLAADPAVDALLCGPDGSAQAALPAVYEAGRTPGADLLLAACVDAAGLAQSAPPVTAVDLHPREAGAACARLLFDLLSGTAPPGTVRRMECTLVERASTRELRRPA; encoded by the coding sequence GTGAGAACGGGCGGGGCGGTCACGCTCATCGACGTCGCGAAGGCGGCCGGGGTCTCGAAGACGACGGCCTCCGACGCGCTGCGCGGATCCGGTCGGGTGTCGGAGTCGACCCGGTCGCACGTGGTCCGGACGGCGCAGCGCCTGGGCTATGCGCCGAACCCCTCCGCGCGGTCGCTGCGCGGCGCGGGCACCGGCGCCGTCGGGCTGCACGTGCCCGACATCCTGGCCCGGTCGGAGTACTACATGTCGTTCCTGCTCGGCGTCGTCGACGAGGCGGCGGCGGTCGACCACGACGTCACCCTCATCACCGCCCGGCACCTCTCCCCGCGCGGCACGCTGCGCCGTGTCGACGGGGTGGTGCTGGCCGACCCGCTCTCCACCGACCCGGTGGTGGCCGAGCTGATGCGCGCCGACGCGCCGGTGGTGACCTGCGAGCGGTTCACCGGCGGGACGGCGCCGGCCGGCGCCGTGCTGGGCGACCACCGGGAGGCGCTATGGCGGCTGCTGGACCGGCTGCGCTCCGCGGGCGCGCGCCGCCCGGTGCTGATGGCGCCGAACGCCGCGACCGACTGGGGCGCGACGCTGCAGCGCGCGTTCCGCGACCACTGCCGGGAGACCGGCACCGGCGGTGTGCTGCACGAGCTCCCCTTCGGCGTCCCGCCCGCCGAGGTCCGGGCGCGGGTCAAGGAGCTGCTCGCCGCCGATCCGGCGGTCGACGCGCTGCTGTGCGGCCCGGACGGGTCGGCGCAGGCGGCGCTGCCCGCGGTGTACGAGGCGGGCCGCACGCCCGGCGCCGACCTGCTGCTCGCGGCCTGCGTCGACGCGGCCGGCCTGGCCCAGTCCGCGCCGCCGGTGACCGCGGTCGACCTGCACCCCCGCGAGGCGGGCGCCGCCTGCGCCCGCCTGCTGTTCGACCTGCTGTCCGGCACGGCGCCCCCCGGCACGGTCCGGCGGATGGAGTGCACCCTGGTCGAGCGGGCCTCGACCCGTGAGCTGCGCCGCCCGGCCTGA
- a CDS encoding response regulator transcription factor: MTTVVLADDEALLRKAMAALLPLEGDVAVLAEAEDGDGAVRAALEHRPDVLVIDLEMPGTDGLGAVAEIRRTLPDQVILMLTRHARPGVLRRALKLGVQGFVSKAAEPSHIAEVIAALHAGRRWIDPDVSALALIDDCPLTDREADVLRETGQGYSVADIAARLHLAEGTVRNYLSNAMQKTQTRSRHEAARYAREHDWL, encoded by the coding sequence ATGACCACCGTGGTGCTCGCCGACGACGAGGCCCTGCTCCGCAAGGCCATGGCCGCTCTGCTCCCGCTCGAAGGGGACGTCGCCGTGCTCGCCGAGGCCGAGGACGGCGACGGGGCCGTGCGGGCCGCCCTGGAGCACCGCCCCGACGTGCTCGTCATCGACCTGGAGATGCCGGGCACCGACGGCCTGGGCGCCGTGGCGGAGATCCGCCGCACCCTGCCGGACCAGGTGATCCTCATGCTCACCCGGCACGCCCGGCCCGGCGTGCTGCGCAGGGCCCTCAAACTCGGCGTCCAGGGCTTCGTCAGCAAGGCGGCCGAGCCGTCGCACATCGCCGAGGTCATCGCCGCGCTGCACGCCGGCAGGCGCTGGATCGACCCGGACGTCTCCGCGCTCGCCCTCATCGACGACTGCCCGCTCACCGACCGCGAGGCCGACGTGCTGCGCGAGACCGGCCAGGGCTACTCGGTCGCCGACATCGCCGCCCGGCTCCACCTGGCCGAGGGGACGGTGCGCAACTACCTCTCCAACGCGATGCAGAAGACCCAGACCAGGAGCCGGCACGAGGCGGCGCGCTACGCCCGCGAGCACGACTGGCTGTAG